The Thermomicrobiales bacterium genome includes the window CCGACAGCGGATCGGCCACGATCGGATAACCGCTGAGGATATTCGGCGTCCACCACGGCGATTGGCCCGCCGCCATCGCGCGGTGGATGAACGCCTGGAACATGTAGTGCTGATCGATCAGGTCGAACGGGATGAAGTGATCTCGCGTGATGAGAATTGGGCGGAAGAAGAGAAGCCAAAAGACTACCAGCAGCGCGACATCGAGCGCGGTTAGCCCGATCTCGCGCCACGGCAGCCGCGCGAGTAGCCGATTGCCGGTATCGCGCCGGGCGACGCTGCGGAACTGGTCGGTCTGGAAGCTCACTCGATCAGATCCACGAGGACGACGCATGGGGCGGCAGGGTCCTGCCGCCCATACTGTCGTCCTCGATCGTACCTACGGTTTCGGCATCGCTCGCAGCGCGTCGTAGGCTGGTCGTGGCGAGAAGTCGCTATTGATGACCGACCACGGGTACTTTTCATCGTCCGGCTCGGTGACAACTGAGAAGTTCAGATTCCAGACGAACAACCCCTCACACCAGTCAGCCCAGTCGGTGCGGGCAATCTCGAATGCGCGCACCAGGTATTCGGCCTGCTGATCCTCGCTGACATCCGCACCGTACTCGTACCCGGCAGCCTGATTCGCGGTCGTCCAGCCGAACTCGGTGATCCAGGCCGGACGCGTATCGCCATACTCGGTCATCAGGTCATGCAACTGCTCGACGCGACGGAAGTAAAAGCTGCCGTCCTGCGACCAGTCGCCGGTACCCGGATTGTCCGGGTACATCAGGTCCGGCCCGTTGTTCGTCGCGTTGGCGTGCATACCCATGACATCAAAGTACTCAGTGTACGACCCGCCCTGGTATTCGTAGAACTCGCGCAAGTATTCGACATCGTCGATCGCGATCGTCGGATCGTTGACGCCGGTAGGGGTCAGGCCACCGAAGACGACCAGCGCCGATGAATCTGCCGCCTTGACGCCCTGGTATCCGGCCTGCAGCAAATTGGCGTACTCGCCGACATCGACTTGTCCGCCGAACGTGCTGGCGAGATTCTGCTCGTTCCAGATCTCCCAGGCTTGCACCTTGCCCTTGTAGCGATCAGCCATGAAGAACATGAAGTTCTGCCAGTCGGCGACGTTGCCGACAAGCTGCTCGCCGCTCGGGTCCCTGGCCCAGTCGGGCGGATTCGAGACCGTCGCGAGGATTTTCACACCGGCGGCGGCGTACTGATCGACGATGTTGTCGATCGGCAGCGGATCCCACCAGTCTGGCGCGCGCTGGATAGCGCCCCAGTAGAAGTGCAGGCGCACCCAGTTAAAGCCGGCATCCTGCACGAGCGCAATCGTCTCGTCGTTGTGCTGGATTTCCGTCTCGTTGC containing:
- a CDS encoding glycoside hydrolase family 5 protein, whose product is MSIKLRRAALILFAAMLLIPAIAACGGGGDDPTATAEPTVAEQASPEATEAVEEATSTTAAEPTTEATATEEAAEATEPAAATETTAATSEPVDAPVAPDDVAYGFNVFAWGNETEIQHNDETIALVQDAGFNWVRLHFYWGAIQRAPDWWDPLPIDNIVDQYAAAGVKILATVSNPPDWARDPSGEQLVGNVADWQNFMFFMADRYKGKVQAWEIWNEQNLASTFGGQVDVGEYANLLQAGYQGVKAADSSALVVFGGLTPTGVNDPTIAIDDVEYLREFYEYQGGSYTEYFDVMGMHANATNNGPDLMYPDNPGTGDWSQDGSFYFRRVEQLHDLMTEYGDTRPAWITEFGWTTANQAAGYEYGADVSEDQQAEYLVRAFEIARTDWADWCEGLFVWNLNFSVVTEPDDEKYPWSVINSDFSPRPAYDALRAMPKP